The following are encoded in a window of Mustelus asterias chromosome 11, sMusAst1.hap1.1, whole genome shotgun sequence genomic DNA:
- the nkx3.3 gene encoding NK3 homeobox 3, translating to MAVQGGSLTPFTIQDILTRGSDSRLARNSHQERLKPEPPGLSPQRDASKAAALAGERRTPLIVIRIDQEQGEALTSSSVPGESQQPDSEVLDGDREAESNERGRLDMESPNHESREGNAWENSAAKFDKDSDRQAATDDEEKLDKLAASEQPGKSGKKRSRAAFSHAQVFELERRFNHQRYLSGPERADLAAALKLTETQVKIWFQNRRYKTKKRQMAAELVASSAPTAAKKVAVRVLVRDNQRQYSPDELGNPHLLSLYQAYQYYPYMYCLPAWPPNVIPLCGGTH from the exons ATGGCAGTTCAAGGCGGCTCCTTAACTCCTTTCACTATCCAAGATATTCTCACCCGGGGCAGTGACTCGCGGCTGGCTCGGAATTCACACCAGGAGCGGCTGAAACCCGAGCCTCCGGGCTTGAGTCCGCAGCGCGATGCCAGTAAAGCAGCTGCTCTGGCCGGGGAGAGACGGACTCCGCTGATCGTTATAAGAATCGaccaggagcagggggaggcattaACCAGCAGCTCGGTGCCAGGCGAGAGCCAGCAGCCGGACTCGGAGGTTCTAGACGGCGACCGGGAGGCCGAGAGTAATGAAAGGGGGCGGCTAGACATGGAATCTCCCAACCATGAATCGAGAGAAGGGAACGCCTGGGAGAATAGCGCCGCGAAATTCGATAAAG ATTCAGACCGTCAGGCCGCCACAGATGACGAGGAGAAATTGGACAAACTCGCCGCGTCCGAGCAGCCCGGCAAATCCGGCAAGAAGCGGTCCCGAGCCGCCTTCTCCCACGCCCAGGTCTTCGAGCTGGAGAGGCGATTCAATCATCAGAGGTACCTGTCAGGCCCCGAGAGGGCAGACTTGGCAGCGGCCCTCAAACTCACAGAGACCCAGGTCAAAATCTGGTTCCAGAACCGACGGTACAAGACCAAGAAGAGGCAGATGGCAGCGGAGTTGGTCGCGAGTTCGGCGCCCACGGCGGCCAAGAAAGTAGCCGTGAGAGTATTGGTACGGGACAACCAGAGACAGTACAGCCCGGACGAGTTAGGGAACCCGCATTTACTCTCGTTATACCAGGCTTACCAATACTACCCCTACATGTACTGTCTACCAGCCTGGCCTCCGAATGTCATCCCTCTCTGCGGAGGAACTCATTGA